In one Massilia endophytica genomic region, the following are encoded:
- a CDS encoding methyl-accepting chemotaxis protein produces MKFSDLKIGFRLALLGAFFLLAVLVVGYQGLSALSFIKERNESGMARSTTLTAAVDKARSSQVEFKIQVQEWKNILLRGGDAEALQRYTDAFRKSSDQTQAELRELRGLMEKLQLKTEQVDVALRMHDELGRNYLNALKQYDSANPESAKAVDALVKGMDRAPTKQIDGIVEYIGEQSRKLMGEVARDNEEANRSATMSLGIMLAVTLALGAAILVWLVRGITRPLSQAIDIAKTVASGDLRCNVEVRSKDEVGQLLAALKQMNDNLASIVGRVRAGTEQIAGASTEIATGNLDLSSRTEEQAGALEETASSMVELTSTVRHNSENANEASRLADAASQIAARSGATVSDMVQTMEAINESSRRISDIIGVIDGIAFQTNILALNAAVEAARAGEQGRGFAVVASEVRNLAHRSAGAAKEIKELIGVSVQRVEAGTRLAGQAGVTMDEVVNSVQQVTAIVSEIASASSEQQQGIEQVSSAISQMDSVTQQNAALVEEAAAAADALQQQAAALAEAVSVFKLHDTPRLSPQRLPALIS; encoded by the coding sequence ATGAAATTTTCAGATCTGAAGATTGGTTTCAGGCTTGCGCTGCTGGGCGCCTTCTTCCTGCTGGCAGTGCTGGTGGTGGGCTACCAGGGATTGAGCGCGCTGTCCTTCATCAAGGAGCGCAACGAGTCGGGCATGGCGCGTTCGACGACGCTGACCGCGGCGGTGGACAAGGCGCGCAGCTCGCAGGTGGAGTTCAAGATCCAGGTGCAGGAGTGGAAGAACATCCTGCTGCGCGGCGGCGACGCGGAAGCCCTGCAGCGCTACACCGATGCGTTCCGCAAGAGCAGCGACCAGACCCAGGCCGAACTGCGCGAACTGCGCGGCCTGATGGAGAAACTGCAGCTGAAAACCGAGCAGGTGGACGTGGCGCTGCGCATGCACGACGAGCTGGGACGCAACTACTTGAACGCACTGAAGCAGTACGACTCCGCCAATCCGGAAAGCGCAAAAGCCGTCGACGCGCTGGTGAAGGGCATGGACCGGGCGCCGACCAAACAGATCGACGGTATTGTGGAATACATCGGCGAACAGTCGCGCAAGCTGATGGGAGAAGTGGCGCGCGATAACGAGGAGGCCAACAGGAGCGCCACCATGTCGCTCGGCATCATGCTGGCAGTGACGCTGGCGCTGGGCGCGGCCATTCTGGTGTGGCTGGTGCGGGGCATCACGCGCCCGCTGTCCCAGGCCATCGATATCGCCAAAACCGTGGCATCGGGCGACTTGCGCTGCAATGTCGAGGTGCGCTCGAAGGATGAGGTGGGCCAGCTGCTGGCGGCACTGAAGCAGATGAACGACAACCTCGCGAGCATCGTGGGCCGGGTGCGCGCAGGCACGGAGCAGATTGCGGGGGCCTCGACCGAGATCGCCACGGGCAACCTGGATCTTTCTTCCCGCACCGAGGAGCAGGCGGGCGCGCTGGAGGAAACGGCATCGTCCATGGTGGAACTCACGAGCACTGTGCGCCACAACAGCGAGAACGCCAACGAGGCAAGCAGGCTGGCCGATGCGGCCTCGCAGATCGCGGCGCGCAGCGGGGCAACCGTGTCGGACATGGTGCAGACCATGGAAGCCATCAACGAGTCCTCGCGCCGCATCTCGGACATCATCGGCGTTATCGACGGCATCGCCTTCCAGACCAATATCCTCGCCCTGAACGCGGCGGTGGAGGCGGCGCGCGCGGGGGAGCAGGGGCGGGGATTCGCCGTGGTGGCGAGCGAGGTGCGCAACCTGGCGCACCGGTCCGCCGGCGCGGCGAAGGAAATCAAGGAGCTGATCGGCGTATCCGTGCAGCGGGTCGAGGCGGGTACGCGCCTGGCCGGTCAGGCAGGCGTGACGATGGACGAAGTGGTGAACAGCGTGCAGCAGGTGACGGCCATCGTCAGCGAGATAGCCTCCGCCAGTTCGGAGCAGCAGCAGGGCATCGAGCAGGTGAGCAGCGCCATCAGCCAGATGGACAGCGTGACGCAGCAGAACGCGGCGCTGGTGGAGGAAGCCGCAGCGGCGGCGGACGCCCTGCAGCAGCAGGCTGCTGCGCTGGCGGAAGCGGTGTCCGTCTTCAAACTCCACGACACCCCGCGCCTCTCGCCGCAGCGCCTTCCGGCGTTGATCAGCTAA
- a CDS encoding phasin family protein: protein MFPIPEQLSQAAKTQFETQFDILNRLASKTFEGAQKVIALNLSTTRTTVEQGSEAARRLFETRDPKEFFSTDAAKAPIDTVLAYGRELFTIASQTQAELLQTAKEQLSAARSANEAVRTAAAAAPAEARKTAQLVVEAAQPAAGKAADLVAAATASAPAAAPVEADEEVVHAKPVKAKPAAAAKAVSEAVTSIPVAAKPRK, encoded by the coding sequence ATGTTTCCGATTCCCGAGCAGTTGTCCCAGGCAGCCAAAACGCAATTCGAAACCCAGTTCGATATCCTGAACCGCCTTGCCAGCAAAACCTTCGAAGGGGCGCAGAAAGTCATCGCCCTCAACCTGAGCACCACCCGCACCACGGTCGAGCAGGGCTCGGAGGCGGCGCGCAGGCTGTTCGAAACCCGCGATCCCAAGGAGTTTTTCAGCACCGATGCGGCCAAGGCGCCCATCGATACCGTGCTGGCTTACGGCCGCGAGCTGTTTACCATCGCCAGCCAGACGCAGGCCGAGCTGCTGCAGACGGCCAAGGAGCAGCTGAGCGCCGCCCGCAGCGCCAACGAGGCGGTGCGCACGGCCGCGGCGGCCGCCCCCGCCGAGGCAAGGAAGACGGCCCAGCTGGTGGTGGAAGCCGCGCAGCCTGCTGCCGGGAAGGCGGCCGACCTGGTCGCCGCCGCCACGGCTTCCGCACCCGCCGCCGCGCCCGTGGAGGCGGATGAGGAAGTGGTCCACGCCAAACCGGTGAAGGCCAAGCCCGCCGCGGCGGCCAAGGCGGTGTCGGAGGCGGTGACTTCCATTCCGGTAGCCGCGAAGCCGCGCAAATAA
- a CDS encoding GNAT family N-acetyltransferase, translating to MAPELKPLESVHDISSFDCGNPALNSWLQTTAMQHQKNGMSRTFVALDEKNPGRINGFVTLAVRTLTSREELPASMRKKLPRTVPGYTVARLAVDRTAQGRHLGEYLLIEAMERAYSAAKSVGGFALFVDAKEGAAAFYQRYGFVPLPNDPDTLILPFASMPDFGELS from the coding sequence ATGGCGCCGGAACTAAAACCGCTCGAAAGCGTGCATGACATAAGCAGCTTTGATTGCGGCAATCCTGCACTCAATAGCTGGCTGCAGACGACAGCGATGCAACACCAGAAAAATGGGATGTCACGGACTTTCGTCGCATTGGACGAGAAGAACCCAGGCAGGATTAACGGATTCGTGACACTGGCGGTTCGAACGTTGACAAGCAGGGAAGAACTCCCCGCCAGCATGCGCAAGAAGTTGCCGCGAACGGTACCGGGCTATACCGTAGCCCGTCTGGCTGTCGACAGGACGGCGCAGGGCCGTCATCTGGGCGAGTATCTTCTCATTGAAGCGATGGAGCGTGCATATAGCGCAGCCAAGTCTGTGGGCGGGTTTGCGCTTTTCGTTGACGCAAAAGAAGGAGCTGCCGCCTTCTACCAAAGATACGGCTTCGTCCCACTGCCGAACGATCCGGACACGCTGATTCTTCCATTCGCAAGCATGCCCGATTTCGGCGAACTTAGCTGA
- a CDS encoding amidohydrolase family protein gives MDAVIRNATLPDGRQGIDIAIDAGRIAAIGPCLPVQARQQFDAEGDLVTPPFVDAHFHMDATLSYGLPRVNQSGTLLEGIALWGELKPSLSQDALVERAMQYCDWAVARGLLAIRTHVDVCDDRLLAVEALLEVKRRVAPYLDLQLVAFPQDGLLRSPTAFANLKRAIAMGVDVVGGIPHFERTMADGAESVRLLCEFAADKGLRVDMHCDESDDPLSRHIETLAAESNRLGLHGRVAGSHLTSMHSMDNYYVSKLLPLIREGGVAAIANPLINITLQGRHDSYPKRRGMTRVPELMAAGVDVAFGHDCVMDPWYSLGSGDMLEVAHMGLHVAQMTGQQAMRACFDAVTQTPARILGLESYGLEEGCHADLVMLDAADPVEAIRLRAARRMVMRRGEVVAESPRAVAKLALPGRPSQADFRLHRAGQA, from the coding sequence ATGGATGCTGTCATCAGGAACGCAACGCTGCCGGACGGCAGGCAAGGCATCGATATCGCAATCGATGCCGGGCGCATCGCCGCGATCGGCCCCTGCCTCCCCGTGCAGGCGCGGCAGCAGTTCGACGCGGAAGGCGATCTGGTAACCCCGCCTTTTGTGGACGCCCACTTCCACATGGACGCCACGCTCAGCTACGGCCTGCCGCGCGTCAACCAGTCAGGCACCCTGCTTGAGGGAATCGCGCTGTGGGGCGAACTCAAACCTTCGCTGAGCCAGGATGCGCTCGTGGAGCGCGCCATGCAGTATTGCGACTGGGCGGTGGCGCGCGGCCTGCTCGCCATCCGCACCCACGTGGACGTATGCGACGACCGCCTGCTGGCGGTGGAGGCCCTGCTGGAAGTGAAACGCCGCGTGGCGCCATATCTCGACCTGCAGCTCGTCGCCTTCCCGCAGGACGGCCTGCTGCGCAGCCCCACCGCCTTCGCCAACCTGAAACGCGCCATCGCCATGGGCGTGGACGTGGTGGGCGGCATTCCCCATTTCGAACGCACCATGGCCGACGGCGCCGAGTCCGTGCGCCTGCTCTGCGAATTCGCGGCGGACAAGGGCCTGCGCGTGGACATGCATTGCGACGAGTCGGACGATCCCCTGTCGCGCCATATCGAAACCCTGGCGGCCGAAAGCAACCGCCTCGGCCTGCACGGCCGCGTGGCCGGTTCCCACCTCACTTCGATGCACTCGATGGACAACTACTACGTAAGCAAGCTGCTGCCGCTGATCCGCGAAGGCGGCGTGGCGGCCATCGCCAACCCTCTCATCAACATCACCCTTCAGGGACGGCACGACAGCTATCCCAAGCGGCGCGGCATGACACGCGTGCCCGAGCTCATGGCCGCTGGCGTCGACGTGGCCTTTGGCCACGACTGCGTGATGGACCCCTGGTACAGCCTTGGTTCCGGCGACATGCTGGAGGTGGCGCATATGGGCCTTCACGTGGCGCAGATGACAGGCCAGCAGGCCATGCGCGCCTGCTTCGACGCGGTGACGCAAACGCCCGCGCGCATCCTGGGCCTGGAAAGCTACGGCCTGGAAGAGGGCTGCCATGCGGACCTGGTGATGCTCGATGCAGCCGATCCGGTTGAAGCGATCCGCCTGCGGGCGGCGCGCAGGATGGTGATGCGGCGCGGGGAGGTGGTGGCCGAATCGCCGCGCGCCGTCGCAAAGCTTGCGCTGCCCGGGCGTCCGTCCCAGGCCGACTTCCGCCTTCACCGCGCGGGGCAGGCATGA
- a CDS encoding ABC transporter ATP-binding protein: MSLSRLIGGFVRSHWRAYAGSAVMLTGVAIIGIWIPRKIGSMVDDLAAHRLGPHELLTGVGLLLLVGLLNYALRVAWRIRLYSAAYQLGVELRTRFYRRLSRQGPAFYQKQRTGDLMALATNDIDAIEMAAGEAALAGFDGSLTLAMVLGMMLLGVDWRLALVALLPFPLMAYAFWRISSHIHTASADSLKRFSALNEHVQETLSGVRTLRTLGLEQRSSARFSELAGHAAQANLTSQRWEAAYEPAFGLTLSAAAVLSLGYGGYLVWNGQLSIGALTSFSMYLSLLIWPMFAAGWVLSLIERGRAAWARLQPMLDEPLSIDDRGTVTAFEPGELVLDDITVAYPGQTTPALSGLSLTLKPGQTLGLVGPTGAGKSTLLRVLLRQLTPQQGAVRWGGHALEEYKLATLRDAISWVPQESFLFSASIAENIALARPEATRAEIEHAADLAAIHDDIQLFPQKYETEVGERGITLSGGQRQRVAIARALLSDNDLLLLDDALSAVDTGTETRILEHLEELRRARPERSAIIASHRLSAVVDADRIVVLRDGRISESGTHEELLALNGWYASQWRYQQLEASLDAA, encoded by the coding sequence ATGAGTTTATCGAGGCTTATCGGCGGCTTCGTGCGTTCGCATTGGCGCGCCTATGCCGGTTCGGCTGTCATGCTGACCGGCGTTGCCATCATCGGCATCTGGATTCCCCGAAAAATCGGCTCCATGGTGGACGACCTTGCCGCCCACCGTCTTGGTCCCCATGAGCTGCTGACCGGCGTCGGCCTCCTGCTCCTGGTCGGACTGCTCAACTACGCCCTGCGCGTGGCCTGGCGCATCCGCCTCTACTCGGCCGCCTACCAGCTGGGCGTGGAGCTGCGCACGCGCTTCTACCGCCGCCTTTCGCGCCAGGGGCCGGCCTTCTATCAGAAGCAGCGCACCGGCGACCTGATGGCGCTGGCCACCAACGACATCGACGCCATCGAAATGGCGGCGGGCGAGGCGGCGCTGGCGGGTTTCGACGGCTCGCTCACGCTGGCCATGGTGCTGGGCATGATGCTGCTGGGCGTGGACTGGCGCCTCGCCCTCGTGGCCCTGCTGCCCTTCCCCCTGATGGCCTACGCCTTCTGGCGCATTTCGAGCCACATCCACACCGCCTCCGCCGATTCCCTGAAGCGCTTCAGCGCATTGAACGAACATGTGCAGGAGACCCTCTCCGGGGTGCGCACCCTGCGTACGCTCGGCCTGGAACAGCGCAGCAGCGCGCGCTTCTCCGAACTGGCGGGGCATGCCGCCCAGGCCAACCTCACCTCCCAGCGCTGGGAGGCCGCCTACGAACCCGCGTTCGGCCTCACGCTGTCCGCGGCGGCCGTGCTGTCCCTGGGCTACGGCGGCTACCTGGTATGGAACGGCCAGCTCTCCATCGGCGCGCTGACCAGCTTCAGCATGTATCTGAGCCTGCTGATCTGGCCCATGTTCGCGGCGGGCTGGGTGCTGTCGCTGATCGAACGCGGGCGCGCAGCCTGGGCGCGGCTCCAGCCCATGCTGGACGAGCCGCTCTCCATCGACGACCGCGGCACCGTCACGGCATTCGAGCCGGGAGAACTGGTGCTGGACGATATCACCGTGGCTTACCCCGGCCAGACCACGCCTGCGCTCTCCGGCCTGTCGCTCACGCTCAAGCCGGGACAGACGCTTGGCCTCGTGGGGCCGACGGGCGCGGGCAAGTCCACCCTCCTGCGCGTGCTGCTGCGCCAGCTCACGCCGCAGCAGGGCGCGGTACGCTGGGGCGGACATGCCCTGGAGGAGTACAAGCTGGCCACGCTGCGCGACGCCATCAGCTGGGTGCCGCAGGAATCCTTCCTGTTCTCGGCCAGCATCGCGGAGAACATTGCGCTGGCGCGGCCGGAAGCGACGCGCGCCGAAATCGAGCACGCCGCCGACCTCGCAGCCATTCACGACGACATCCAGCTCTTCCCGCAGAAGTACGAGACCGAAGTGGGCGAACGGGGCATCACCCTCTCGGGCGGCCAGCGCCAGCGCGTGGCGATTGCGCGCGCGCTCCTGTCCGATAACGATCTCCTGCTGCTGGACGATGCCCTGTCGGCCGTCGATACCGGCACCGAGACGCGCATCCTGGAACACCTCGAAGAGCTGCGCCGCGCGCGGCCCGAACGCAGCGCCATCATCGCCAGCCACCGCCTGAGCGCCGTGGTGGACGCGGACCGCATTGTGGTGCTGCGCGATGGCCGCATCAGCGAGTCGGGCACGCATGAAGAACTGCTCGCCCTGAACGGCTGGTATGCCAGCCAGTGGCGCTATCAACAACTGGAGGCCAGCCTCGATGCAGCCTGA
- a CDS encoding GNAT family N-acetyltransferase, with protein MSAVISTARLTLRVISVDDAPFYFELVNNPTWLAGIGDKGIRTLEAAREAIMSGPVAMQERLGYSLYVMERTEDGTPMGLCGLIKRDSLPDTDIGYAILPRYNGQGYTYEAATAVVAHARDHIGLKRLLGITSPKNEASNYLLQKLGLKFVRVIHTSDTDPGTNLYSITF; from the coding sequence ATGAGCGCCGTGATCTCCACCGCGCGCCTCACGCTGCGCGTGATCAGCGTGGACGACGCGCCGTTCTATTTCGAACTGGTGAATAATCCAACTTGGCTGGCCGGTATCGGCGACAAGGGCATCCGCACCCTGGAGGCAGCGCGCGAAGCGATCATGAGCGGACCGGTGGCAATGCAGGAACGCCTCGGCTATTCGCTGTATGTCATGGAGCGCACGGAAGACGGCACGCCCATGGGGCTCTGCGGCCTGATAAAGCGCGACAGCCTGCCGGATACGGATATCGGCTATGCCATCCTGCCGCGCTACAACGGCCAGGGCTATACCTACGAGGCTGCGACTGCCGTGGTGGCGCATGCCCGAGACCATATAGGCCTGAAAAGACTGCTGGGGATTACCTCGCCGAAGAACGAGGCGTCCAATTACCTGCTGCAGAAGCTCGGCCTGAAATTCGTGCGCGTCATCCATACGAGCGACACCGATCCGGGAACGAATCTGTACAGCATCACCTTCTAA